One window of the Runella slithyformis DSM 19594 genome contains the following:
- a CDS encoding sensor histidine kinase — translation MLLRPNKKNITLVIHLLAWGLLAALVLMPPFGGRFTMPDEYWAKQWILLGLLAATFYLNAKVLLPRLLFKNHSLWYVISITASVAFIYWTIQGVESWLNLPELWHKATRPDRPFNPNRAHRFDMFTFLYSLLSLGVSTSLTVVQKWQKDAQIREQLEREKVVSELSFLKAQINPHFFFNTLNNIYALTMMDVASAQEALHRLSRMMRYVLYETKEGTVRLSQEIAFLEDYIQLMQLRLTDKVKVTFEKPATHQDVAIAPMLLLPFLENAFKHGVSATRSSEIFIGLTQSDQTLRVEVRNTLFTEKRVNLDESNGIGLVNTRRRLDLLYPGHYSLNITEHTPNDEYLVELTLHTAPLKPQTSTLSPAHYDA, via the coding sequence ATGTTACTTCGCCCAAACAAGAAAAATATAACCTTAGTCATTCACCTGCTGGCCTGGGGATTACTGGCCGCCCTGGTGCTGATGCCTCCGTTTGGCGGGCGCTTCACCATGCCCGATGAATACTGGGCAAAGCAGTGGATCCTGTTAGGGCTGTTGGCGGCCACCTTTTATCTCAATGCCAAAGTACTCTTGCCCCGCTTATTATTTAAAAATCATTCTCTTTGGTATGTGATCTCCATTACGGCATCCGTAGCCTTTATCTATTGGACGATTCAGGGAGTAGAATCATGGCTCAATCTACCCGAACTTTGGCACAAAGCAACCCGTCCGGACCGCCCTTTCAATCCAAATCGAGCCCATCGCTTTGATATGTTCACCTTTCTGTACTCATTGCTGTCCCTCGGCGTAAGTACCAGTTTAACGGTCGTTCAGAAATGGCAGAAAGACGCCCAGATCAGGGAGCAACTGGAGCGTGAAAAAGTAGTTTCGGAGCTGTCTTTTCTGAAAGCACAGATCAATCCCCACTTCTTTTTCAATACCTTGAACAACATTTATGCCCTTACAATGATGGATGTAGCATCGGCACAGGAAGCCCTGCATCGACTGTCACGCATGATGCGCTACGTATTGTATGAAACCAAAGAAGGAACCGTACGGCTGAGTCAGGAAATTGCGTTTTTGGAAGATTATATTCAGTTGATGCAACTTCGTTTGACCGATAAGGTCAAAGTAACTTTTGAGAAACCTGCCACTCATCAGGATGTGGCCATTGCGCCGATGTTACTTTTGCCCTTTCTGGAGAATGCATTCAAACACGGTGTCAGCGCTACACGGTCCAGCGAAATTTTCATTGGCCTGACACAGTCCGATCAAACCCTACGGGTAGAAGTTAGAAATACCCTCTTTACAGAGAAAAGGGTTAACTTAGATGAAAGCAATGGAATAGGGTTGGTGAATACCCGTCGTCGTCTTGACCTTCTGTATCCCGGTCACTATTCCCTGAACATTACAGAACATACCCCCAATGATGAGTATTTGGTGGAGCTTACCCTCCACACGGCTCCTCTCAAACCGCAAACTTCCACTTTAAGCCCGGCGCATTATGACGCTTAA
- a CDS encoding LytR/AlgR family response regulator transcription factor: protein MTLNCIAVDDEPLALGLVSVFIEKTPFLHLVGKYSSAIEALQALHHQQVDIIFLDIQMPDLTGIELARVLGQSQQNSTGPRIIFTTAFNNFAIEGYKVDALDYLLKPFNYEEFLRAASKAKSYFELLHRSAPAAPAVVSAEPEEDSLFLKVEYQLVRVSYNDILYIEGLKDYVKVHLQSTNKPILSLTSLKALEDRLPARKFMRVHRSFIVSLDKISTLTRNSIQIGTVTIPVSDQYKDAFTQFLNKWT, encoded by the coding sequence ATGACGCTTAACTGCATCGCTGTTGATGATGAACCGCTCGCCCTTGGCCTGGTGAGTGTATTTATTGAAAAGACCCCTTTTCTGCATTTAGTTGGAAAATATTCCAGCGCCATCGAAGCCTTGCAGGCGTTGCACCATCAGCAGGTGGACATTATCTTTCTGGACATTCAAATGCCTGATCTGACGGGCATTGAACTGGCGCGGGTGTTGGGACAATCACAGCAGAACAGTACCGGTCCGCGCATTATTTTTACCACGGCCTTTAACAATTTTGCCATTGAGGGCTATAAAGTGGATGCGCTTGACTACCTGCTCAAACCCTTCAATTACGAAGAATTTTTGCGGGCAGCCTCCAAAGCAAAATCCTATTTCGAATTGCTCCATCGCTCTGCGCCGGCTGCCCCGGCCGTTGTGTCGGCAGAGCCGGAAGAAGATTCACTGTTCCTGAAGGTTGAATACCAATTGGTCCGGGTATCGTATAATGATATCCTGTACATTGAAGGTCTTAAAGATTACGTAAAGGTTCATTTGCAAAGCACCAATAAACCCATTTTATCACTGACCAGCCTCAAAGCATTGGAAGACCGGCTGCCGGCCCGGAAGTTCATGCGGGTCCACCGCTCATTTATCGTGTCATTGGATAAGATCAGTACACTGACCCGTAACAGTATTCAAATCGGTACTGTTACAATTCCCGTCAGCGATCAATACAAAGATGCTTTCACTCAATTCTTAAATAAATGGACGTAA
- a CDS encoding DUF6600 domain-containing protein — translation MKTTHKIPAVCLLFVLALGLTVPSNVLAQPGVGISRQDFYDELSPYGDWMDNPAYGQVWRPRVSRDFQPYATDGHWEMTEYGNTWVSDYEWGWAPFHYGRWLLDDYYGWIWIPDYEWGPAWVSWRSGGGYYGWAPLGPGMGIDLNINIPYNYWVFVPDIYIRSPRVYSYCVPRSRIYGIYGGTSYLNNYYRYNNRAYVYGPQRYEIERITRNRINVYRADDLYRQGRGRSYARGNGNWDNRPYDSRPNYNGRNWEHNGRQNQSPRYDNDNRVSRSERDRYDNSNQGRNQYDRPDNRQQPRQDDRPYIAPERGNAQRTWSDGSNQNQQPRANREQVPQRSYESRENLPQRRNNDAPPQPRSSERSYEQPSQSRGGRESAQPRVQEEGQHNTPERSGEGSGRRRN, via the coding sequence ATGAAAACAACCCATAAAATACCCGCAGTCTGCCTGCTCTTTGTGCTGGCCCTCGGGTTGACCGTTCCGAGCAATGTGCTCGCCCAACCCGGGGTAGGAATTTCACGTCAGGATTTCTACGATGAGCTGTCGCCCTACGGTGATTGGATGGATAACCCTGCCTACGGACAGGTATGGCGGCCGCGCGTATCGCGGGATTTTCAGCCCTATGCCACTGACGGGCACTGGGAAATGACCGAATACGGCAACACTTGGGTGTCTGACTATGAATGGGGCTGGGCGCCTTTCCATTACGGTCGCTGGCTGTTGGATGATTATTACGGTTGGATCTGGATTCCCGATTATGAGTGGGGCCCCGCGTGGGTTTCGTGGCGCTCAGGAGGCGGGTATTATGGCTGGGCACCTTTGGGGCCGGGCATGGGAATCGACCTTAACATCAATATTCCGTATAACTACTGGGTTTTTGTGCCTGATATCTACATCCGAAGCCCGCGTGTGTACAGCTACTGTGTGCCGCGCAGCCGGATTTACGGGATTTATGGCGGAACCTCGTACCTTAATAACTATTATCGGTACAACAACCGAGCCTATGTGTACGGTCCGCAGCGGTATGAAATTGAGCGCATCACGCGCAATCGTATCAACGTTTACCGGGCCGACGACCTGTACCGTCAGGGAAGGGGAAGAAGTTATGCCCGTGGAAATGGGAATTGGGATAACCGCCCGTATGATTCACGCCCTAACTATAACGGACGCAATTGGGAGCATAACGGCCGGCAAAACCAATCTCCGCGTTATGATAACGACAATCGGGTATCGCGCAGTGAGCGCGATCGGTATGACAACTCTAACCAAGGCCGTAATCAGTACGATCGTCCGGACAATCGTCAGCAGCCACGTCAAGACGACAGACCGTATATTGCCCCCGAACGCGGAAATGCGCAACGGACGTGGTCCGATGGATCAAATCAGAATCAACAGCCGCGGGCCAATCGGGAACAGGTGCCTCAACGCTCGTACGAAAGCCGGGAAAATCTGCCACAACGCCGAAACAATGACGCGCCGCCACAACCCCGTTCTTCGGAGCGGTCGTACGAACAGCCGTCGCAGTCACGCGGAGGCCGTGAGTCGGCTCAACCGAGAGTACAGGAAGAGGGCCAACACAATACCCCTGAGCGTTCAGGCGAAGGCAGTGGAAGACGGAGAAATTGA
- a CDS encoding M14 family metallopeptidase, with protein sequence MKYPLILLFSVLVLTEAAAQKPYYGEQKWPEQDTANKFYTVKGERHGVSFFKKHYFKEVQYQPGPKLAFDVYHSPDVMYHWYRKWAEQYPDIVDLYEVAKSYEGRPILQMTVTNKKTGKHTDKPAAYFEAGRHSGEVTSSEAVLWLTQHLLENYGKDPSITQLIDTKSIYLRPQNNPDGSTMYLFTAQRNRSTVHPKDDDRDGLLDEDPEEDLDGDGVIYQIRKKAVTKAEKEKADFVIDPKDPSGRLMKRVLEGKGEWLIYTEGIDNDGDGKYNEDGIGGLDNHRNYPENWRPDQGGDLTGRGYTQGGAGDYPLSEIETRSTVLWLLGHPNISVVNSMDTRVPMHLRPPSTSKSAESMFPADLAIYKHMDSLGLSFTGYPWAGDVYETYATRSKNDRTTGDPTKPQPLFGHGPDFGYFYYGSVWYGDELWNGGAMKDYDKDGAYDEYDGLMWDDEANKKNGFKPWTKFTHPVLGEVEIGGFHPKFFAQNGPAWQLENWISKQSKFNLAMAKELPQIDLKNVNVKALTNNEYEIKVTWSNSGKLPVALEQAKLVKIVQEDRVTLDVDKALLKGYEEAKVTITQPALFDKTIYTGYTKPGEQKEAVFKVKLNQKGSVKAKVKLSSTRGGYKEKEITIGN encoded by the coding sequence ATGAAATACCCTTTAATTCTGCTGTTCAGTGTGCTTGTGCTGACGGAAGCTGCCGCTCAGAAACCTTATTACGGCGAGCAGAAATGGCCCGAACAGGACACCGCCAATAAATTTTATACCGTCAAAGGCGAACGGCACGGCGTCAGTTTTTTTAAGAAACATTATTTTAAAGAGGTACAATACCAACCCGGCCCGAAACTGGCGTTTGACGTGTACCACTCCCCTGATGTAATGTACCACTGGTACCGCAAATGGGCCGAGCAATACCCCGACATCGTAGACCTGTACGAAGTGGCAAAAAGTTATGAAGGGCGCCCCATTCTGCAAATGACCGTTACCAACAAAAAAACCGGAAAGCATACCGATAAACCCGCCGCCTATTTTGAAGCCGGTCGGCACAGCGGCGAGGTAACGAGCAGCGAGGCGGTTTTGTGGCTTACGCAGCATTTGCTCGAAAACTACGGCAAAGATCCGTCCATTACTCAATTGATTGATACCAAATCCATTTACCTGCGACCCCAAAATAACCCCGACGGCTCCACCATGTATCTGTTTACGGCGCAGCGCAACCGCAGTACCGTACACCCCAAAGACGATGACCGTGACGGATTGCTGGATGAAGATCCCGAGGAAGACCTTGACGGCGATGGCGTCATTTATCAGATTCGCAAAAAAGCCGTGACCAAAGCCGAAAAAGAAAAAGCGGATTTTGTCATCGATCCCAAAGACCCTTCAGGACGTTTGATGAAACGCGTGTTGGAAGGCAAAGGTGAGTGGCTGATCTATACCGAAGGGATTGACAACGACGGCGACGGCAAATACAACGAAGACGGCATCGGAGGCCTGGACAATCACCGCAACTACCCCGAAAACTGGCGTCCGGACCAAGGAGGAGATTTGACAGGACGCGGCTACACGCAGGGCGGAGCCGGCGACTACCCGTTGAGTGAGATCGAAACCCGCTCCACGGTACTGTGGCTGTTGGGGCACCCCAATATTTCGGTGGTCAATTCCATGGATACGCGTGTACCCATGCACCTGCGCCCGCCGTCGACCTCCAAAAGTGCCGAAAGTATGTTTCCGGCCGATTTGGCCATTTATAAGCATATGGACAGTCTGGGGCTTTCCTTTACGGGTTATCCTTGGGCAGGCGATGTGTATGAAACCTACGCTACGCGCAGCAAAAATGACCGCACCACCGGCGACCCTACTAAGCCTCAGCCGCTGTTTGGCCACGGTCCCGACTTCGGTTATTTTTATTACGGCTCAGTATGGTACGGAGACGAACTTTGGAACGGCGGCGCCATGAAAGATTACGACAAAGACGGCGCCTACGACGAATACGACGGCCTGATGTGGGATGACGAAGCCAACAAAAAGAACGGCTTCAAACCCTGGACCAAGTTTACGCATCCGGTACTGGGAGAAGTCGAAATCGGCGGTTTTCATCCCAAATTCTTTGCCCAAAACGGTCCGGCGTGGCAATTGGAGAATTGGATTTCCAAACAGTCAAAATTCAATCTGGCCATGGCGAAAGAATTGCCGCAGATCGACCTGAAGAACGTAAACGTAAAAGCCCTGACCAACAACGAATACGAGATCAAGGTCACCTGGAGCAATTCAGGCAAACTGCCCGTAGCGCTGGAGCAGGCCAAATTGGTTAAAATAGTGCAGGAAGACCGCGTCACGCTGGACGTTGACAAAGCCTTGCTCAAAGGCTACGAAGAAGCCAAAGTGACCATTACGCAGCCTGCGCTGTTTGATAAAACAATCTATACGGGTTATACCAAACCGGGAGAACAAAAAGAAGCGGTCTTTAAAGTAAAACTCAACCAAAAAGGCAGCGTCAAAGCCAAAGTGAAGCTATCTTCCACGCGAGGCGGATATAAGGAGAAAGAAATAACGATTGGAAACTAA
- a CDS encoding MBL fold metallo-hydrolase — translation MQLLKNLFQVSGDFNGITFDRPGALWNDGNAYVLKTLQGLILFDTGCGDTLEQVFDNMRYWNLAPEEIQYCLLTHPHLEHAGGAHLLKKRGVKIMAVSETAEAIASGDERCCGFLYHKTFHPVIVDQVLADKQKRNLFGVEIEVMHLPGHSPGCTAYVFMWEQKKIVISGDVISTQPGGDFGWNSAIDFDQKMYINSLRRFAKLNFDILLPGHGMPYFHKPRQKVEEAFASALVHSRK, via the coding sequence ATGCAACTTTTAAAAAATCTTTTTCAGGTAAGCGGTGATTTCAATGGAATAACGTTTGACCGGCCCGGGGCACTATGGAATGATGGAAATGCGTATGTACTGAAAACGCTTCAGGGGTTGATCCTCTTTGACACCGGCTGCGGTGATACGTTGGAACAAGTCTTCGACAATATGCGCTATTGGAACCTCGCGCCCGAAGAGATCCAGTATTGCCTGTTGACCCATCCGCACCTCGAACACGCCGGCGGCGCGCATCTCCTTAAAAAAAGAGGGGTGAAGATCATGGCCGTTTCCGAAACAGCGGAGGCCATTGCGTCGGGTGATGAGCGCTGCTGCGGTTTTCTGTATCACAAGACCTTTCATCCCGTCATTGTTGATCAAGTGCTTGCCGACAAACAGAAACGGAATCTGTTTGGTGTCGAAATCGAGGTGATGCACTTGCCGGGCCACAGTCCGGGCTGTACGGCCTATGTTTTTATGTGGGAACAAAAGAAGATCGTCATCAGCGGCGATGTCATCAGCACCCAGCCGGGCGGTGACTTCGGTTGGAACAGCGCCATTGATTTTGATCAAAAAATGTATATAAACTCCCTGCGGCGGTTTGCAAAGCTTAATTTTGATATTTTGCTGCCGGGTCATGGCATGCCGTATTTTCATAAACCGCGTCAAAAAGTGGAAGAAGCTTTTGCGAGTGCGTTGGTACACTCACGGAAATAA
- the purQ gene encoding phosphoribosylformylglycinamidine synthase subunit PurQ yields the protein MKFGVVVFPGSNCDDDTVYTLRVNLGQEVVKLWHKDHDLQGCDFVILPGGFSYGDYLRTGAIARFSPIMNEVIAHAQRGGYVMGICNGFQIVAEAGLVPGVLLRNSSQRYICRNIYLNPQSKSTILTGGLDRPAYKIPIAHGDGRYFADEDTLKSLNDNDRVLFRYCDENGLITEAANPNGSLENIAGVTNAGKNVFGMMPHPERASDPALGNADGRFILEQLLTVMA from the coding sequence ATGAAATTCGGCGTAGTAGTTTTTCCAGGTTCCAATTGCGACGATGATACTGTCTATACATTACGGGTCAATTTAGGTCAGGAAGTTGTAAAACTCTGGCACAAAGACCATGACCTTCAGGGGTGCGATTTTGTGATTCTCCCCGGCGGTTTCTCCTACGGCGATTATCTGCGCACCGGGGCCATTGCCCGTTTCTCTCCCATCATGAATGAGGTCATTGCTCACGCTCAACGCGGCGGGTATGTGATGGGCATCTGCAACGGCTTCCAGATCGTAGCCGAAGCGGGCTTAGTGCCCGGGGTATTGCTGCGCAACAGCTCACAGCGCTACATTTGCCGCAATATTTATCTGAATCCCCAAAGCAAATCCACGATTCTGACCGGCGGCTTGGACCGACCGGCCTATAAAATTCCGATCGCTCATGGCGACGGGCGGTATTTTGCCGATGAAGATACCCTCAAAAGCCTCAACGACAACGACCGGGTTCTGTTTCGGTATTGCGACGAAAACGGCCTCATCACCGAAGCCGCCAACCCCAATGGCAGCCTGGAAAACATTGCCGGCGTAACCAATGCGGGTAAAAATGTATTCGGAATGATGCCCCACCCCGAGCGCGCCTCCGACCCCGCCTTAGGCAACGCCGACGGCCGTTTTATACTCGAGCAACTTTTGACCGTTATGGCATAA
- the tamL gene encoding translocation and assembly module lipoprotein TamL, producing the protein MTFRVSYIFPVLSSLLLTGCSVSRYLPANESLYIGAEVKMMPDSNVAAKVAKTVKAELEPILRPKPNKVILGFPYKVWMYYFLGEPKKEKSFKGWFRKKFGEPPVFASKRTVTTNSLVITGYLNNEGYFRSNAAGELMEKKRLAKAIYTVGLRKRYTIKSVEFVTKDTSVFSKNLKLTQKNTLLKEGQPYRLSVIEEERSRIERDLKKHGFYYFRPDYLIVKADTNLSNYQTNLSVELKPNTTQLALKTYFIQNIYVISDDGRLKKDTLAGITGRRGSIRVIDAAQAYRPRIFYDAIGFRRGTLYNSELHDVSLSRLINLKNFKFVKNQFELLPRSDSALLDVYYYLTPLKKKTLRAEISAVTKSNNLTGSQIGLTWLNRNLFRSAEQLRLNANVGLDVQLGGRSINKNVSNFYRTSFEAELSFPRFVLPFYRVRPERNQTLPKTTLTTGFERLTQQGLYTQTSVKLNWGYSWRKNTEIEHSFLPIALNVVQPSNISPALVDSIFSTNATLQDIQRYFRILENRLILGAQYNITYTPTPRPLSKNSFVMLGGIDIAGNIAGLFSKKGDNVREVFGVPYEQYARFDAEVRYYRNISPKLRWANRILTGVGIPYGNSLSLPQFKQYFAGGTNGIRAFRARTLGPGSYQQGPLTSSIFGNASFGDIRLEANSELRWRISQYFEGAMFADAGNIWMYRDFDDSFYPPEDNAVFTNEFYKQIAVGGGLGLRIVTPFVLLRFDLAVPFRKPWLPENERWVFNQFAPRSKPWRKENLVLNIAVGYSF; encoded by the coding sequence ATGACTTTCAGAGTTAGCTATATCTTTCCTGTTCTTTCGTCTTTACTATTGACGGGCTGCTCGGTCTCGCGGTATCTGCCCGCGAATGAGAGCCTGTACATAGGAGCCGAAGTAAAGATGATGCCGGATTCCAACGTCGCTGCCAAGGTTGCCAAAACCGTAAAAGCTGAGTTGGAGCCGATCCTGCGCCCCAAGCCAAACAAAGTCATTTTGGGGTTTCCGTACAAAGTGTGGATGTACTATTTTTTGGGAGAACCTAAAAAAGAAAAGAGTTTTAAAGGCTGGTTTCGGAAAAAGTTTGGGGAGCCACCCGTATTTGCAAGTAAGCGAACGGTCACGACCAACAGTTTGGTGATTACAGGTTATTTAAACAATGAAGGGTATTTTCGCTCCAATGCTGCGGGAGAACTGATGGAAAAAAAGAGGTTGGCAAAAGCCATTTATACCGTCGGACTCCGGAAACGGTATACCATAAAGAGTGTTGAATTTGTCACCAAAGACACCTCGGTCTTCTCTAAAAACCTGAAATTGACCCAAAAAAATACGCTCCTGAAAGAGGGACAACCTTATCGTTTGTCGGTGATCGAAGAGGAGCGGAGCCGTATTGAGCGGGACCTGAAAAAACACGGATTTTACTACTTTCGGCCTGATTATCTGATCGTAAAGGCTGACACGAATCTTAGTAATTACCAAACTAATCTATCCGTAGAATTAAAGCCAAATACCACGCAGTTGGCGCTGAAGACCTATTTTATTCAGAATATCTACGTCATTTCCGATGATGGGCGGCTGAAAAAAGATACGTTGGCCGGTATTACGGGACGGAGGGGAAGTATACGGGTTATTGACGCGGCACAGGCGTACCGTCCCCGTATTTTTTACGATGCCATTGGGTTTCGTCGGGGCACGCTTTACAACAGCGAATTGCACGATGTATCACTTTCCCGTTTGATAAATCTCAAAAACTTTAAATTTGTTAAAAACCAATTCGAGCTGTTGCCGCGTTCCGATTCCGCTTTATTGGATGTCTATTATTATTTAACTCCTTTAAAAAAGAAAACCCTGCGGGCCGAGATCAGCGCCGTTACAAAATCCAATAACCTGACGGGTTCACAAATCGGTCTGACATGGCTCAATCGAAATCTTTTTCGCAGCGCCGAACAACTTCGCTTAAATGCCAATGTGGGCTTGGATGTGCAGTTGGGAGGCAGAAGTATAAATAAAAATGTGAGTAATTTTTACCGAACGAGTTTTGAAGCGGAGTTGTCGTTTCCGAGGTTTGTATTGCCTTTTTATCGGGTCAGGCCGGAGAGGAATCAGACATTGCCCAAGACAACGCTTACCACAGGTTTTGAACGCTTAACCCAGCAGGGACTCTACACGCAAACGTCCGTTAAGTTAAACTGGGGTTATAGCTGGCGGAAAAATACGGAAATCGAACATTCTTTTTTGCCTATTGCTCTGAATGTGGTTCAACCGAGCAACATCAGTCCTGCCTTGGTAGACAGTATTTTTTCCACAAATGCTACCCTGCAAGACATACAGCGGTATTTCAGGATTTTGGAAAATCGACTCATTCTGGGAGCGCAATACAATATTACCTATACACCTACACCGCGACCTTTGAGTAAAAACAGTTTTGTGATGTTGGGAGGAATTGACATTGCGGGAAACATAGCGGGACTGTTTTCCAAAAAAGGGGATAATGTGAGAGAGGTGTTTGGGGTTCCGTACGAACAGTATGCCCGTTTTGACGCGGAGGTGCGTTATTACCGCAATATAAGCCCTAAACTGCGTTGGGCGAATCGAATCTTGACAGGCGTGGGTATTCCTTACGGCAACTCGTTGTCATTGCCGCAATTTAAGCAGTATTTTGCGGGGGGAACCAACGGTATTCGGGCATTTAGGGCGCGTACGTTGGGGCCGGGAAGCTATCAACAGGGGCCGTTGACATCCAGTATTTTTGGAAATGCGTCTTTTGGTGATATTCGTCTGGAAGCAAACAGCGAACTACGCTGGCGTATCAGTCAATATTTTGAAGGGGCGATGTTTGCCGATGCCGGCAATATCTGGATGTATCGGGATTTTGATGATTCATTTTACCCACCTGAGGATAATGCGGTCTTTACCAATGAATTCTACAAGCAGATAGCGGTGGGCGGAGGCTTGGGCCTGCGTATCGTTACGCCCTTTGTTCTTTTACGATTTGATTTGGCGGTGCCTTTTCGAAAACCGTGGTTACCCGAAAACGAGCGCTGGGTGTTCAATCAATTTGCTCCGCGAAGCAAGCCTTGGCGAAAAGAAAATCTGGTGCTGAACATTGCCGTCGGGTATTCGTTCTAA